A stretch of DNA from Papio anubis isolate 15944 chromosome 4, Panubis1.0, whole genome shotgun sequence:
GAGATAAGTGAACAGAACTTTGTGTGAATTAGGAGAGGTAATGAGGACTGGCATCCTCTTTGGGAAGTAGCCTTCAATGACTGCCATCATTTAAGCTGAAGAAGTTGGGTGGGATGGAGGCTACCCAGACAGGGCTCTTCTAGGTCTCTGATCTCCCTTTGTCTTGGTCCCAGTTCATTCTGTAGATAATACACGCATGGACCTGATAATCCCTGGGGAACAGTATTTCTACCTGAAAGCCAGAAGTGTGGCTGAAAGACAGCGGTGGCTGGTGGCCCTGGGATCAGCCAAGGCTTGCCTGACTGACAGTAGGACCCAGAAGGAGAAAGGCAAGTATTGATTGTCCTTTGCTGTGGAAACCTTGGGAATCACCCACTGGCATCTCTGATTTCCCTTGTTTGTTATCTTGCTTCTGACCAGAAGTATCATGCAAATGCTATGTATCTTAGTATAATGTAAGCCAGGGTCCATATCTAACTCTTCTTTCTTGGCATAGCATAGTGCAAAGAGTGCAGGCTTTGGAGCCAAACACAGCTGGGTACACATGACGGCTTTGCAGTTTATTGACTGTATAACCTTGGCATTGGTCACTTAACCTTTCTTactcttaatttcttcatcttttaaaaagaggTAATAGATCCTACCTCAGGAGGATTACCATGAGGATTAGTGATGATAAAATGGTTGAGTATCCAGTCTGTGGCCAAACTTGACCTTTGGTGAAGAGTAGTTGAGCCGGATAAGCCTTGGATCAGGGTGTTTTCTGTAGCAACACCCTGCTCCTCCTTACTTTTTTTCTGGGGTGGGATGGGTGCTTAATTGTCAGGTTCCTGTTGCTTCATGCTCATTCACTGGACATTGTTAAGTTCTCCAGAGAACCGTGGCCTGGCTTTCTCTTTGGACTAGGGCAAGAATACCAGGGCTTACTGCCTGGGTCCTAGTTGCTACCTTCCCTGCCCCATGGCCCTAAAGGTACCCTGAAGAGATGAGCTGGGGTGGGGTGAAATGGGAAAAAGTGTTCCAGGGAACATCTATCATGACAGGTGTGGCAGTTGTGCTTAACTCTTTACATAGATTCATAAATTGGCCTCTTCATTGGTTGTTTTAATGTTAAATTGGGAGCAAATTCTAGAAGCTTTTGGCTTCGACTCAGAGCAGATGGTAATGtgtatgcagtttttttttttttcatgaagaaggaaacagaaaagtagTAACAATTGTAACTGAGCCCACAATGCCAGGGTGAGTGGAGAGCATTGCTAATAATAATGGCGGGGTGCCATTAGTCTTGACAAGGCAGCATACCAAACCAGTCCTCAGCTGAAATTATGAACGGTGTTCTTAGTGATAATTGGACGCTACAGAATGTTTTTCCCAGGTAAGAGTAGAGCACTGCATTAGTAGATAAACAGCTAtgaccccattttatagataggaaaaACTCTCTGGCAGAACTGAGGCCAAAACTCTGAACCCCTTAGCTCTGCTGCCAGTTCTGACAGGAGTGGGTCAGACAGTATATTGTCTCCTTCTTTGTATACTGGTGATTATTCGGTATGTTGACTTAATACATAATGTATACTACTTTAAAAGACTGGAGatctactttttctgttttttcttgttcttatgtCTTCACCTGTCACATTTGCAACCATACTTTAAAGATTTGTCTTTGGGCATATGTTCTGTGTGGTATCCTAACTAGTAAGGATTCCACTTCTGCGTAGTATCCTAACTAGTAAATCAGttgtttgttttggttactgaatTATCATCATTTTGTTATTTAGAGTTTGctgaaaacactgaaaacttGAAAACCAAAATGTCAGAACTAAGACTCTACTGTGACCTCCTTGTTCAGCAAGTGGATAAAACAAAAGAAGTGACCACAACTGGTGTGTCCAATTCTgaggtaaaatattatttcttaatattattaatatacatGAATAATATAAAAGAAGTGACTACCAGTATAGCCAATTCtgaggtaaaatattattttattaatattactgaTATACATAAAAAGCACCAGACATTCCTTCAGGTGGTGTTTACTCTCACCTAATTTTATGACTGTCTTGGAATTTACtattttatagaggaaaaaagtaacaaaattaaacaaagagaAGCAATATGTACATTTCATCTTATGCAAGTGTATAGCTTTCCTTCCTGGAATGAATTGGGGATTAATTAATTGATAATATTTGAAACTTTTAACTTTAGTACTGTCATACTAAAAtatgtttctctccagtttcataTTGTTTTGTTAATTACAGACTTGTGTAGCCATTTCTATAGCCGTAGCTATTAAGATGCCAACTTAGTGTCTTACATTGATGTGCGTCTATGAGACTAACAGtattttgttttacctttgtAACTGGGCTTTGGAATACACTAGTGCTTTCAAAGATGGAGACACAGCTTTTTTTCTCTTCGTTGTCAGCAAGGattgtgatttttagtatatattaatatagtcgttattcacttattttaaaacatacattaaaaGATTTCTCTGGTGTTAAGCTGTGTATAGAATGGCTCACATTAACCAGGGTGTCTGCTCTACTTTCAAAGAAGTTTCGATCTGACAAACAATGCATCTGCAGATTATAATgaaagattttaatttattttcttaggtaGTAGTAGAACACTATACTGCTGGTAGTACGTGTGTTTTGAGTTTTTCTTAAAAAGGTGATTTAATCCACTTGCATTCACTTCCTTTTGGGTGCTCTTACTCATTCAGCAGCTGCCTAATATGTATGAGATAGACTGTGAGGGGACTGGGAGGGAAGATGAAGGATACCAAAAAAAGCATTTCAATCCTGCTCTTGGGAAGTTTATAAtctagagcagtgattctcaacgaGGGATACTTTCGGTTGTCGTGACTGAGGGAGTTACAATTAATGCAACGTAAATTGAACTACTTTACTACCTAAGGCTTTCAGCAGCTCCCTCATTGCTTGTAGGTTAAAGTCAAATAGTGCTGATAGTTACTTGATTAATAGATAAATTGGGCTTTTCTTCTATAACTGATGTACATATTTCAGCAGGtggatacattattattattttgtggacAACCTCTAAGGGCATTCCACAattgggctttttcttttttggcaaggTAAAGGAGTCTTCCACTCTGGTTTTTTCATAGGAGGGAATTGATGTGGGAACTTTGCTGAAATCCACCTGTAATACTTTTCTGAAGACCTTGGAAGAATGCATGCAGATCGCAAATGCAGCCTTCACCTCTGAGCTGCTCTACCGCACTCCACCAGGATCACCGCAGCTGGCCATGCTCAAGTCCAGCAAGGTAAAAGTCCAGCTCAGTTTGGCTGCAACAAGGCATCATGAAAAGTTTCAAAGTTTATAGTGAGTTATGTTCTCTATTACCCTTTAGTGACTTATAAAGACAGTTTTTTAATGGACTTTGCTTTATGTCCTTTTTTATATCTGTCCTCAGCACCCCATATCCAGTCAGTTACTTGTGGCAATTTTACCACCTAAACATGTTTCTAATGTAGCCTCTTTCCAACCCCTTGTCCAGTGAGTCTTGCCTAAAGTTGTGATAGTCTTCTAACTATTAATAGTTGCTTTCAGCCTGACCTTTCCAGTCAACCATATTTCTATTAATGCAGTATAAATTGAACCACTTAACCTAAGCCTTTCAGTGGCTCCCTCATTGCCTGTAGGTTAAAGTCAAAACTTCTTAACTGCTTCCCACATTACCAGCTCTTTCTCTGTCATTACCTAGCTTGAACATATTCATTGCTTGTGTTAATAGTTCCTCCCACACCTTTGTGCCGTTTTCCAGTGCCGGGAATGCTCTTCACCTCTCTTTCCTGGATTAGCTCATACTCATCCTCAAAGACTTAGTCTCTTACCCGAATCCCTAAATTGGGCTAAAAGCCTCTCTTATACATactcctattttatttatattccttgTTTTGTACTGAAATGATATTTAGAGCAGGAACCCCATAGTGTCTACCTTTATACCTCTAGTATTTGATATAATACTTGTGTCATAGTTTGCTACTTATTAATGTTTAATGAGCATAACTGAAATTACAAAGAAAGCTAATCACTGAGTTTGACTGTGATAATTAGGTCTGTCAAAAGATCATCTTCCTTTTACTTAgaaatgtatttgtataaataagaAGGACTAGGTGGAATCAATGACTCCCTTTTGGGAAGACCTAAAATTGTTTCTGTTTAGTGGGGCTAGTGTATATTATGGTCATATGGTCGTATTTACCGTTTTGTATGTAATAAGATCCTCAATATGTTCTGTTCAAAGTTTTAACATGTgaactttcctttctttgcttcttttaaaGATGAAACATCCTATTATACCAATTCATAATTCTTTGGAAAGGTACAGtagctatttttcttcttgctaaaaatttttaaaaaaaggatatttttattccttgtttaaaaaaagatactttgATCATGTAATGGTTTTTCTCAGGATTTGAAATAATATGGAAGTGAACATATCTGACTTTCCTCTTTTGAATGAGCCTGAATCAACCCAGAGCAGACCTTTTATTTAGCACTAATAGGGAATATGTTGGCATTTTCCCTAAGATGGATCTCACCCATCACATCTAGTAACTTTTAATCTCTCTAGGGTGTACTGAAGGTTGAAACTTCTCTTGTAGAGGAAACTTCTCTCGGAGCTTTGTTTTAAGTGTGCTTTTATCTAGAAATGATAGTAGTGCTATTTtgttgtgtttaaaaataaaaatcttaggtAGTGTTGCAGGTTGAAAAATAACCTACTATCAAAATCTAAACTATTTCTGTTCCCCTAAATGCTCCTTCAATTTTTAAGGTGATTTAACCCATGAAAGTGGGTTAAAttactgtagcctcaacatcCCGGGCCCAAgcaatcccacctcagcctcccaagtagctgggactacaggtgcatgccactatgcctggctaatttttgttatttttttgtagagacagggtttcaccatgttgcccaggctggtcttgaacccctgagctcaagcgatccacccgcgttggtctccccaagtgttggtattacaggcctgagccactgtgcccggcctcaaattATTTAATAGTTCGTCTCTTTATATACTATTGCTTACTTCTTTATTACAAGGATTGTTCCCAATTtagttatttccagttttctccTATTCTAAATATTCTTACTAGGAGCATATttgtaggttttttgttgttgttgaggtcTTTGCCTCTATATGCTCCTACATTTTTAATTACTAGGttgaaatacagtattttttttttttttaagaaaatagcaAATACTTTTCCTGAAGTTACTATGTAGCTTGGACCCTTCCTCCTTAtttttattagaagaaaatatttttgttctaattAGGCTAGGTATAATCACCTAATTATAATAATAAGATATTATGATTGTTCCTTTAACTGATAGAATTAGCTGTTCTACATGCATGTTAATTGGCTTTTTCTGTTACCCTAATGTGCTGACATTTCCCTCTGGATGTGTTTTGATCCTCCTGGGTTTTTTCTCTCAGACATGCTTTATAAGGAGTACTCtccctggccgggcatggtggctcacgcctataattccagcgctttgggaggccgaggcaggtggatcacctgaggtcaagcattcaagaccagcctggccaacctgatgaaatcctgtctctactaaaaatacaaaaaattaactgggcgtggtggcaggcgcctgtaatcccagctactcaggaggctgaggcaggagaatcacttaaacgcggaagccggaggttgcagtgagccaagatcataccattgcaccccagcctgggcgacagagcgtctcaaaataaaataaaataaaataagataagataagataagataaagtTACTGGCCGGTCAAACACAGAGAAATGGCCAGTGgtgtagagagagagaagaccCCCAGGGAGAAGTTGAGGAAAGTAAAGTGTACAAAGTGGCACTTGGAGAAAGCTGATTGAAAACCAAAGAGCTGTCAATGACTATTTCCTGATGCTGCTGGGGAGCAGGAAGATTGGGACTGCTGAGGGTGCTGGGAAAGCCATTAAGGGCTCTTTGATTTCTAAATTGCAGCCTTGAGGCTGGACTgctcccatcacaggccttggAGGCAGAAGACTGGGAGGTTTGGGTTGATTTAACAATTCTTTCAGTGGATGTTGAAAGGATCACATTTACCTGGGCAGTCAATTTATGACCAGGCTtggcaggtggctcatgcctgtaatcccagcactttagaaagctgaggtgggaggattgcctgaggctaggtggtcaagaccaacctgggcaacatagtgacaccccatctctacaaaaaattagaaattaactgggcatggtggcaggcacctgtagtccaagctactcagggtGGAGTGCTCAAgtaggaggattgattgagcccagtatattgaggctgcagtgagccgtgattgtgccactgtactacagcctgggtgacagagtggagacctgtttcaaaaaaaaagaccaaataatgactttctggctttttttccttttaaaaaatttgcaggCAAATGGAGTTGAGTACTTGTGAAAATGGATctttaaatatggaaataaatggTGAGGAAGAAATcctaatgaaaaataagaattccTTATCTTTGAAATCTGCAGAGATAGACTGCAGCATATCAAGTGAGGAAAATACAGATGATAATATAACaggtaaaaacaaaagtaaagtcTGAAACAAACCAGTTTTAGATGATAGAAGATTTGGGAATTTGATGTATATCCACGATAGGGATTAACCTCAAGACCATGTAGTGGTGTCTCTTAAGGAGGATATTGGCTGGGTAAGATAGGTTTTGTGACTGAACAACATTCTTTCATCCAATCTGACCCTGACCTGGTGTTGAGAAGGCAGAGTGAAGAGGAAGATTCCTGCTCAGTGTTCTTGGCTGTGTTcatgggctgcagtgagcagagggccTTCAACCCTGTATCTTAAAAGTCCTTTGAACTTAGATTATGATGTTAGACTTAACAGTGTGTAAAATTACCGCAGTTCAGTTTTTCATCCTCCCGGTTTCTGTTGGGCCTGAGGATGTCAGAATTCCCCAGTCACCATGAAGTTTCTACGCAGTCTTCTCTGTGTTTACCAAGCCAAAGTCCCACATTTGAGGTAATAGGTCTGTAGTTCAAATATGCTAATCCCTTGGCACTAATCGCTAAAATCTACTTCAGATCAAAGACAACTATATTAGAGCTTTTAATTATAAGTActtaataatttgaaaatgaaattaaaatttcctcCTCATCTACCTTGAAATAAGAGACCTTGTTTTTTCTTGATGAATTGGGGAGCAGTGTGAGAGTTGAGGGAAGGAGCTGTGTTTTCTTAGCTGTTAATCTGAGAGAGACAATCCACACATCATTGAAGTCTtatctcttgggtaaataataaagagaggagaaaatgtcTGTCCAAACAGTGCAGTCATTTATTTGCTCTGATAATTTTGCTTCTAGGAATTGTTCTTCAGTGAATAGTTAGATTTAAAGAGAAAGACCTATTGACAGGGATGTTCTTTTAGGCATTACAGTCATTATTTGCAGTAGTTACATTTTATTGAGTCACCATGAccactgaattagcaaatactaaACTGTTGCTCCTgggggaaatacagggttaggttcctgcaAGCCTCTGGTCACAAAATTTTTGTCTACCAATCAATACGTagccttgttttatgtgtgttttcgTTTAAAGACACTTTAATAtgtattgttgattcattaacattgaactcacagcAAACAGCACTATTACTCATGCTTGaatgaagcttatctaacacacatCTTTTTTCCCttaggcacatcacagccttttTGTGGGTAGGAACACTAGACGGTACTATACTTGGGAGCCCttttaaacagcaaaaacaacaaaatgcacaaacatgCGTAAAATGTGGCACTAAGGAAGGACATTTGTCCGTcctatgagagctgaaacaagaaggcagaacaTCACATTGCTCTACCTCAGCTAGGAATATGTGTGTCCAGCAACAAAGTTTTCACCACTCTGCACATGTCCACAAATGACTGCAAAAGTGCCGCGTgtattgattttggggttacaaaataaattttagcaagtagacaaattcacaaatatgtataGAATGTGCTAATAATGAGTAGTGATTGTATTTATAATTGTAAAATTTTGGAAGCTACCTAAGTGCCCCTCATGGGTGTGATACAATATAACATGGTCATTAAAATCATGGTTTTGAAGGGTTGAATGATGATGATACATTGTTTAGTGAAAGCAAGCAGGATTCAAATCTACACATATTTCAAGTTTTGTTTGTGTCTGtagatgtatgtatatgtgtatgtgaaaagtgtttcatgaatttttatttctatgtatttttctgtgttttagaaattttcaacaatgaatatgtatttttataataaatatataataggtTAGTAATAGATATTTTCTACTTTGCAGTCCAAGGTGAAATAATGAAGGAAGATGgaatagaaaacctgaaaaatcATGACAATAACTTGACTCAGTCTGGATCAGACTCAAGTTGCTCTCCAGAATGCCTCTGGGAGGAAGGCAAAGAAGTTATCCCAACTTTCTTTAGTACCATGAATACAAGGTATTCTAGACTCTCTAATATCACTGATGCTTGGATACTAGCTTCTATTCTGGAAAATCAGTCATGGTGTTCCTTTCAGGTGACGGCATATTCTAGGAGAATAGAGAATGTAGTATACCAAGTACCTGCTTTACTGTTTGCTCTTTCTTACCAATGAATAAGAAGGAACTGATTGTGAAGTGTGCTCGGTGAACAAATGTTAGCTTGCTTTGGTGGATTatctttggaaaattattttatgagaccATATTAGAAAAACAGTCATTGGGGCATATCAAGTCAAATGATTTGCCCTACAGAGAGGCAGCTGTTTCTATGAATTACCTCTGAACTGCAGAGTGCTgatactgtattttcaatcttTTCTCCTCCATATCACCAAATTGTGTAGCTTTAGTGACATTGAGCTTCTGGAAGACAGTGGCATTCCCACAGAAGCATTCTTGGCATCATGTTATGCTGTGGTTCCAGTCTTAGGTAAGATTCCTGCAGTTGCCTTACATTCATTCATCTCTAGAATCTGCCTCACTGTAGTTATTTTGCAGGAGAAATACCCCGAACTGTGTGTACAGTGAGATGACCCTTCTTAGCTATTTGTTCAAATCACCAGACACATAGTTAAAACTTTGTGACCTTAAGCATTATTGCAtattcccatttcatttctaattatgaTTAAATACTGACCTCAGAATAGTGTAATTTAAAAAGGGGATCTTTCTAGAAACcatacataaaagtaaaaaaagtatttgaggaATAGGCCTTCAAATATATTGGCACTGTGAAAAAATGTGTTTTACcagttaaaacttttttgtttttgagacagggtcttgctttgttgcccaggctggagtgcagtggcatgatctctgttcactgcaaacttcacctcccaggctcaagcaatccttccacctcagtctccttgGTAGCTGGACTATATgcgcatgcctggctaatttttgtatttttttgtagagatgggtttcatcatgttgcccatactggtctgGAAtccctgggctgaagtgatccttccctcccaaaatgtgagccaccatacctgcccaaaacatattttctttcttttttttttttttttgagacagagtctggctctgccacccaggctagagtgcagtggcgggatctccgttcactgcaagcttcaccccaccaggttcatgccattctcctgcctcagcctcccgagtagctgggactacaggcgcctctcaccacacccggctactttttttgtatttttagtggagacagggtttcactgtgtctgccggaatggtctccatctccagaCCTCCtaatccgcctgcttcggcct
This window harbors:
- the PLEKHA8 gene encoding pleckstrin homology domain-containing family A member 8 isoform X1; translation: MEGVLYKWTNYLSGWQPRWFLLCGGILSYYDSPEDAWKGCKGSIQMAVCEIQVHSVDNTRMDLIIPGEQYFYLKARSVAERQRWLVALGSAKACLTDSRTQKEKEFAENTENLKTKMSELRLYCDLLVQQVDKTKEVTTTGVSNSEEGIDVGTLLKSTCNTFLKTLEECMQIANAAFTSELLYRTPPGSPQLAMLKSSKMKHPIIPIHNSLERQMELSTCENGSLNMEINGEEEILMKNKNSLSLKSAEIDCSISSEENTDDNITVQGEIMKEDGIENLKNHDNNLTQSGSDSSCSPECLWEEGKEVIPTFFSTMNTSFSDIELLEDSGIPTEAFLASCYAVVPVLDKLGPTVFAPVKMDLVGNIKKVNQKYITNKEEFTTLQKIVLHEVEADVAQVRNSATEALLWLKRGLKFLKGFLTEVKNGEKDIQTALNNAYGKTLRQHHGWVVRGVFALALRAAPSYEDFVAALTIKEGDHQKEAFSIGMQRDLSLYLPAMEKQLAILDTLYEVHGLESDEVV
- the PLEKHA8 gene encoding pleckstrin homology domain-containing family A member 8 isoform X2; translated protein: MEGVLYKWTNYLSGWQPRWFLLCGGILSYYDSPEDAWKGCKGSIQMAVCEIQVHSVDNTRMDLIIPGEQYFYLKARSVAERQRWLVALGSAKACLTDSRTQKEKEFAENTENLKTKMSELRLYCDLLVQQVDKTKEVTTTGVSNSEEGIDVGTLLKSTCNTFLKTLEECMQIANAAFTSELLYRTPPGSPQLAMLKSSKMKHPIIPIHNSLERQMELSTCENGSLNMEINGEEEILMKNKNSLSLKSAEIDCSISSEENTDDNITVQGEIMKEDGIENLKNHDNNLTQSGSDSSCSPECLWEEGKEVIPTFFSTMNTSFSDIELLEDSGIPTEAFLASCYAVVPVLDKLGPTVFAPVKMDLVGNIKKVNQKYITNKEEFTTLQKIVLHEVEADVAQVRNSATEALLWLKRGLKFLKGFLTEVKNGEKDIQTALNNAYGKTLRQHHGWVVRGVFAMELRKPSWTMKQL
- the PLEKHA8 gene encoding pleckstrin homology domain-containing family A member 8 isoform X3 — its product is MEGVLYKWTNYLSGWQPRWFLLCGGILSYYDSPEDAWKGCKGSIQMAVCEIQVHSVDNTRMDLIIPGEQYFYLKARSVAERQRWLVALGSAKACLTDSRTQKEKEFAENTENLKTKMSELRLYCDLLVQQVDKTKEVTTTGVSNSEEGIDVGTLLKSTCNTFLKTLEECMQIANAAFTSELLYRTPPGSPQLAMLKSSKMKHPIIPIHNSLERQMELSTCENGSLNMEINGEEEILMKNKNSLSLKSAEIDCSISSEENTDDNITVQGEIMKEDGIENLKNHDNNLTQSGSDSSCSPECLWEEGKEVIPTFFSTMNTSFSDIELLEDSGIPTEAFLASCYAVVPVLDKLGPTVFAPVKMDLVGNIKKVNQKYITNKEEFTTLQKIVLHEVEADVAQVRNSATEALLWLKRGLKFLKGFLTEVKNGEKDIQTALSGRS